From Gimesia panareensis, the proteins below share one genomic window:
- a CDS encoding FtsX-like permease family protein has translation MYKSLLCLRYLKTRYIALASIISMTLGVATMIVVNSVMDGFSTDMRTRLRGILADVIVETNSLDGADYTQDLKDRIQRAVGNDIEGMTATVEIYAMLSVQYGSQWQSKPVTLIGIDPATKATVGPLAKYLMHTKEGTVPNWDLSPEAMSYRKEWTTRAQWMVDRWNHNPPPLEEVDEGNEQVSFEESESLDPEPEPKFAKENGDSPFDALPKSEGDAPKFAGQKEKVINPFSQFDKQEARDPSEPLKARVYIGYGLVSFPYEDPETGETKMFQIVKPGDDVKISTVTAGHPPEPIHFNATVVDLFKSDMSEHDSSLVFCNLDYLQVARGMITPESGERAITSIQIKLKNPDDAAMVVSKLEEALPPSQYRVRTWEDKQGPLLAAVEVESAILNVLLFLIIAVAGFGILAIFFMITIEKTRDIGILKALGASSNGIMSIFLSYGLALGLVGSGVGVVVGLLFVKYINEIEGFITWLTGRKVFDQRIYYFPEISTHVEPMMVFWVAVGAMVIAVLASILPARKAARFHPVESLRYE, from the coding sequence ATGTATAAATCATTACTTTGCCTGCGATATTTGAAAACGCGCTACATTGCGCTGGCCAGCATCATCAGTATGACGCTGGGGGTCGCGACGATGATTGTCGTCAACAGCGTCATGGATGGCTTCAGCACCGACATGCGAACCCGTCTGCGGGGCATCCTGGCGGATGTGATCGTGGAAACCAACTCGCTTGATGGCGCAGATTACACGCAGGATCTCAAAGACCGCATCCAGCGTGCGGTGGGTAACGACATCGAGGGCATGACAGCCACGGTGGAAATTTACGCCATGCTCAGCGTGCAGTACGGCTCTCAATGGCAGAGCAAACCGGTCACCCTGATCGGGATTGATCCGGCAACGAAGGCGACTGTCGGCCCGCTGGCCAAATACCTGATGCACACGAAAGAAGGCACGGTCCCCAACTGGGATCTCTCTCCCGAGGCGATGTCGTATCGTAAAGAGTGGACCACCCGGGCCCAGTGGATGGTCGATCGCTGGAACCATAATCCACCTCCCCTGGAAGAAGTGGATGAAGGCAACGAACAGGTCTCCTTTGAGGAGTCTGAATCACTCGATCCGGAACCGGAGCCCAAATTTGCGAAGGAAAACGGGGACTCACCTTTTGACGCCCTACCCAAGTCTGAAGGCGACGCACCCAAGTTTGCAGGCCAGAAAGAGAAAGTCATCAATCCCTTCAGTCAATTTGACAAACAGGAAGCACGGGATCCCAGCGAGCCGCTGAAAGCCCGCGTGTATATCGGTTACGGGCTGGTCAGCTTTCCTTACGAAGATCCGGAAACCGGCGAAACGAAAATGTTTCAGATCGTCAAACCGGGGGACGATGTCAAAATCAGCACCGTCACCGCGGGGCATCCTCCGGAACCAATTCACTTTAATGCAACCGTTGTTGACCTGTTCAAAAGCGATATGAGTGAGCACGACAGCAGCCTCGTGTTTTGTAACCTGGATTACCTGCAGGTAGCACGGGGTATGATCACACCGGAGAGTGGCGAACGAGCAATTACTTCCATTCAGATCAAGTTGAAAAATCCGGATGACGCCGCCATGGTCGTCAGTAAGCTGGAAGAAGCATTGCCCCCCAGTCAGTACCGGGTACGTACCTGGGAAGACAAGCAGGGGCCACTGCTGGCTGCCGTTGAAGTGGAATCGGCGATTCTGAATGTGCTGCTGTTCCTGATCATTGCGGTAGCCGGTTTTGGTATTCTGGCGATCTTCTTCATGATCACGATCGAGAAGACACGCGATATTGGGATTCTCAAAGCACTCGGAGCCAGTTCCAACGGCATCATGTCGATTTTCCTGTCCTACGGACTGGCACTGGGGCTGGTTGGCAGCGGAGTCGGTGTGGTTGTCGGACTGCTGTTTGTGAAATACATCAATGAGATCGAAGGCTTTATCACGTGGCTCACCGGGCGCAAGGTGTTCGATCAGCGGATCTATTACTTCCCGGAAATTTCGACCCACGTTGAGCCGATGATGGTCTTCTGGGTGGCTGTGGGAGCGATGGTGATCGCGGTCCTGGCGAGTATTCTGCCGGCCCGCAAAGCAGCCCGCTTCCATCCGGTAGAGTCATTACGTTATGAATAG
- a CDS encoding ABC transporter ATP-binding protein: protein MTETISMPHPQLSAIAIEKAYRKDKHKVPVLRGIDVEVQKAEFLSIVGQSGSGKSTLMHLFGLLDFPDVGEIHLEGQRIDDLPDHARDQIRNRVFGFIFQFYHLLPELNLLENVLSPLMIRYSTWEYWKKKKQFRQDALEIIEKVGLSHRIKHRPSEMSGGEMQRAAIARALIAKPQILLADEPTGNLDSSTGKEIMDLLTSLNEQDQLTIIMVTHDNAIAAQAHRTVRLTEGQIEVLGKSQPASASA from the coding sequence ATGACCGAGACGATTTCCATGCCTCATCCACAGTTATCTGCGATTGCCATCGAGAAAGCTTATCGAAAAGACAAGCACAAAGTGCCCGTGTTACGGGGCATCGATGTGGAAGTGCAGAAAGCCGAGTTCCTGTCGATCGTGGGTCAGTCCGGCTCCGGTAAGAGCACGTTGATGCACCTGTTCGGTCTGCTCGACTTTCCGGATGTAGGCGAGATTCACCTCGAAGGTCAACGGATTGACGATCTGCCCGATCATGCCCGTGATCAGATTCGTAACCGCGTGTTTGGCTTCATCTTCCAGTTTTATCATCTGCTCCCCGAGTTGAACCTGCTGGAAAATGTGCTTTCGCCGCTGATGATCCGCTATTCCACCTGGGAATATTGGAAAAAGAAAAAACAGTTCAGACAGGATGCGCTGGAAATCATTGAAAAAGTGGGCCTGTCTCACCGGATCAAGCACCGCCCTTCCGAAATGTCGGGTGGAGAAATGCAGCGGGCTGCGATTGCCCGGGCCCTGATTGCCAAGCCTCAGATCCTGCTGGCGGATGAACCGACGGGAAATCTGGACAGCAGCACCGGCAAAGAGATTATGGACCTGCTCACCAGCTTGAATGAGCAGGATCAGCTCACTATTATCATGGTTACGCACGACAACGCGATTGCCGCTCAGGCACATCGAACCGTTCGTCTGACGGAAGGCCAGATCGAGGTTCTGGGCAAATCTCAACCCGCTTCGGCATCCGCTTAG
- the ilvE gene encoding branched-chain-amino-acid transaminase has product MSLQVYIDGKLLPKEEAKISVFDHGLLYGDGVFEGIRVYGKKVFLMQEHIDRLYESALAIRLEIPLSKAEMIKAVNETVAANSIEDGYVRLVITRGAGSLGLDIRRTSNPQVIIIADNISLYDPQLYIDGLKIITAATIRNHPAALSSRVKSLNYLNNIMAKIEGTDAGCIEALMLNHKGEVAECTGDNIFIIKNGVLKTPPVDAGILEGITRNAVIKLAEQSGITVEQSPFTRHDIFVADECFLTGSAAEVIPVVALDGRQIGTGKPGPITKDLNEKFKQLTRE; this is encoded by the coding sequence ATGTCGCTCCAAGTTTATATCGATGGAAAACTGCTTCCCAAGGAAGAGGCGAAAATCAGTGTCTTCGATCATGGTCTGCTGTATGGCGACGGCGTCTTCGAGGGGATTCGGGTTTACGGCAAAAAAGTCTTTCTGATGCAGGAACACATCGACCGGCTGTATGAGAGCGCACTGGCGATCCGGCTGGAGATTCCGCTATCGAAAGCAGAGATGATCAAAGCCGTCAATGAGACAGTGGCTGCCAATAGCATCGAAGATGGTTACGTACGACTGGTCATCACACGCGGTGCCGGTTCCCTGGGGCTGGACATCCGCCGCACCAGCAACCCGCAGGTCATCATCATCGCGGATAACATCTCCCTGTACGATCCGCAGTTGTATATCGATGGTTTGAAGATCATCACCGCGGCCACGATCCGCAATCACCCGGCGGCGCTGTCTTCGCGGGTGAAATCGTTGAACTACCTGAATAATATTATGGCCAAGATCGAAGGGACTGACGCCGGCTGTATTGAAGCGTTGATGCTCAATCACAAAGGGGAAGTCGCTGAGTGCACGGGCGATAATATTTTCATCATCAAAAACGGCGTGCTCAAAACACCGCCCGTGGATGCCGGCATTCTGGAAGGGATTACCCGCAATGCGGTCATTAAACTGGCGGAGCAGTCGGGCATCACTGTGGAACAATCGCCTTTCACCCGGCACGACATTTTTGTTGCCGACGAATGTTTCCTGACCGGTTCTGCAGCGGAAGTGATTCCAGTGGTGGCTCTCGATGGCCGTCAGATCGGCACCGGCAAACCGGGACCCATCACCAAGGATCTGAATGAGAAGTTCAAACAGCTGACCCGCGAATAA
- a CDS encoding YHS domain-containing protein, translated as MRNLCKSAVCLLCVSALLWFVSSVQGEPEKAASASSAKKSVSIPAEVKQALSEFNSLIGGWRGVGMIKRNSRKGAWSEKAEWVWKFDPQQSGIAYEVQDGKFLKSALLSYDPKQKTYQLSTVLPDGTTRDYSGTLQKDSLVLESKPDQEGAIFRISIRRLNEKRTLVLFEQRNQGQSFYYRLAEVGYTRAGTRLAAPGSGGPECIVTGGAGTIAVSYQGKTYYVCCSGCKQAFEDDPETFIAEAKQKAAERRKQQSR; from the coding sequence ATGCGAAATCTCTGCAAGTCAGCTGTCTGCCTGTTGTGTGTCTCTGCGCTGCTCTGGTTTGTCAGCAGCGTTCAGGGAGAGCCTGAAAAAGCGGCTTCTGCTTCCAGTGCGAAAAAATCGGTCTCGATTCCAGCTGAGGTCAAGCAGGCCCTGTCTGAGTTTAATTCGCTGATTGGCGGCTGGCGTGGCGTGGGCATGATCAAACGCAATTCCCGCAAAGGAGCCTGGTCGGAAAAGGCGGAATGGGTCTGGAAGTTTGATCCGCAACAGTCGGGAATCGCTTACGAAGTACAGGACGGAAAATTTCTGAAGTCGGCTCTGCTGTCGTATGATCCCAAACAGAAAACGTATCAGCTTTCAACCGTTCTGCCGGACGGAACCACGCGCGATTACTCTGGAACGCTGCAGAAAGACTCACTGGTGCTGGAATCAAAGCCCGATCAGGAAGGAGCGATCTTTCGGATTTCGATCCGCAGACTGAATGAGAAACGGACGCTGGTGCTGTTTGAACAACGCAACCAGGGACAGTCGTTCTATTACCGCCTGGCGGAGGTCGGTTACACACGGGCTGGAACGCGGCTGGCAGCACCGGGCAGTGGTGGGCCTGAATGCATCGTGACCGGCGGAGCAGGGACGATTGCGGTCAGCTATCAGGGAAAAACCTACTATGTCTGCTGTAGTGGTTGTAAGCAGGCTTTCGAGGATGATCCCGAGACTTTTATCGCAGAAGCGAAACAGAAGGCAGCCGAACGTCGCAAGCAGCAGTCCCGCTGA
- a CDS encoding Flp family type IVb pilin has protein sequence MKNIINQLINDEAGFIVSAELVLISTIAVLAMIVGLSEVANNVNQELEDVGSAFSSINQTYNLCEVSGHKGELSGSRFHDCPDFCSGQWDIY, from the coding sequence ATGAAAAACATCATCAACCAACTGATCAACGACGAAGCCGGCTTTATTGTTTCTGCAGAACTCGTATTGATTTCAACCATCGCCGTCCTGGCCATGATCGTCGGCCTGTCTGAAGTCGCTAACAACGTGAACCAGGAACTGGAAGATGTCGGTTCGGCATTCTCCAGCATCAACCAGACTTATAACCTGTGTGAAGTATCCGGTCACAAAGGGGAACTCAGCGGCAGCCGCTTCCATGACTGCCCCGATTTCTGCTCAGGTCAGTGGGACATCTACTAA
- a CDS encoding Flp family type IVb pilin has protein sequence MKNIINQLINDEAGFIVSAELVLISTIAVLAMIVGLSEVANNVNQELEDVGSAFSSINQTYNLCEVSGHKGELSGSRFHDCPDFCSGQWDIY, from the coding sequence ATGAAAAACATCATCAACCAACTGATCAACGACGAAGCCGGGTTCATTGTTTCTGCCGAGCTGGTCCTGATTTCAACCATCGCCGTCCTGGCCATGATCGTGGGCCTGTCTGAAGTCGCTAACAACGTGAATCAGGAACTGGAAGATGTCGGATCCGCTTTCTCCAGCATCAACCAGACTTATAACCTGTGTGAAGTATCCGGTCACAAAGGGGAACTCAGCGGCAGCCGCTTCCATGACTGCCCCGATTTCTGCTCAGGTCAGTGGGACATCTACTAA
- a CDS encoding branched-chain amino acid aminotransferase, translating to MNTVLIRFMNEEAGFIVSAELVLISTIAVLAMIVGLSEVAHGINQELEDVGSAFGRINQSFYVAGAHGHKACVDGSKFRDQADFCDGENDIVCDRPPRNEGHGYYY from the coding sequence ATGAACACCGTGCTGATCCGTTTCATGAACGAAGAGGCGGGCTTTATTGTCTCTGCCGAGTTAGTACTGATCTCGACGATTGCCGTGCTGGCGATGATCGTGGGACTGTCTGAAGTCGCCCATGGCATCAACCAGGAACTGGAAGATGTGGGCTCGGCTTTCGGCCGTATCAATCAGAGTTTCTATGTCGCTGGAGCACACGGCCACAAGGCCTGCGTTGACGGCAGCAAATTCCGGGATCAGGCGGATTTCTGTGACGGCGAGAATGACATCGTCTGTGATCGCCCGCCGCGGAATGAAGGTCACGGCTACTACTATTAA
- the fliS gene encoding flagellar export chaperone FliS: MNGNDYLENQVLTAKPHQLHLMVVDGALRFARKAREATQSRNFEQAHFALDRSRDLVAELIGGLNPEQQPEMIEHLKALFVFVYENLNHADVKQEASYINDAIQVLEIHRESWCELIERLQESTPQESRQIHQEEPLQPPHHLEQPAQPHQSRSWIT; this comes from the coding sequence ATGAACGGAAACGACTATCTAGAGAACCAGGTTTTAACCGCCAAGCCTCACCAGCTGCATCTGATGGTGGTAGACGGTGCCCTGCGATTTGCCCGGAAAGCCCGGGAGGCTACTCAGTCCAGAAATTTTGAACAGGCCCACTTTGCCCTGGATCGCAGTCGTGACCTGGTCGCGGAACTGATCGGCGGACTGAATCCGGAGCAGCAGCCGGAAATGATTGAACACCTCAAGGCGCTGTTTGTGTTCGTCTATGAAAATCTGAATCATGCAGACGTCAAACAGGAAGCCAGTTATATCAACGACGCCATTCAGGTTCTGGAAATACATCGGGAAAGCTGGTGCGAACTGATTGAACGATTACAGGAAAGTACGCCCCAGGAATCCCGCCAGATCCATCAGGAAGAGCCCCTGCAGCCACCACATCATCTGGAGCAGCCCGCACAGCCACACCAGAGTCGCTCCTGGATCACCTGA
- the fliD gene encoding flagellar filament capping protein FliD produces the protein MSGISSSGVGLATGLNISDIVDAIIGVQKNALVKLSNRAQAFEATEGGIKTLEANLLTLNTSVQKLNQKSTFETLKATSSDTNQFSVAANSTATAATYQLQGLQTATNHQVISNGFADTDTTPIGTATTITISNGGKLNEPKLLEELNNGQGVQRGSIRITDRDGQTEVVDLSKTLTIDDVVNQINQSATSIEASIQNDHLVITDTSSGSGTLKITEVGGQTAADLGILKSTTGSTFDGDSIYRITTDFKLSQINDGNGINPVSGQDDFQVLTADGSTFDVNLDTAQSVGDVVDLINNHASNGGKVTAAIDSNGKLTLTDNTGGAGSFAVSALNGSLAARELDIETTGTGGVITGTLSGGLNSVLLRNLNGGVQSGGTVLNAGSVYLEDGAGGNATIDFSSAKTLDDVLNLINGNGSIQIEASLNQTGTGISIKDTSAASGTSIEIQDVSGNLAGFLKIDTLLADNKHTVDSGSLDLRYVNQNTSLSTYGKNGTAVSTGSIRITDRDGTNFLVDLSDKSTTKTVGDVLTKINDAATTSGAQINARLNDTGDGFIIESTGGSSFDVKVEEVSGGSVASSLGILGSGTTGVTSRQTTEISIEATDTLSDIAEKFNASGVASATIIDDGTAFNSSRLSITSSRSGAGGELILESDYDFGFSTSVDAKDALIRIGSNPQTSFLLTSSTNSFNDAITGLEIDLHSVSDTPSTINVARDTSGIKSVIKNFVSAYNNFVDATDTLTSFDPDTNKRGVLNGNSLVFTTTSRLEGLLTKKLSISNNSIKSLSELGIQFNSDGKLQLKESTLDQKLADDPTAITEFFQQEDHGFAVVMDDVITKMTDPFTGTLKAQTDSLQASALSLNTRVAELNTILEDRRQRLIAQFTQQETIVNQLNSQQTALSKLNSKSSS, from the coding sequence ATGTCGGGCATCAGTTCTTCCGGTGTCGGCCTGGCAACCGGATTAAATATCAGTGACATCGTAGATGCCATCATCGGCGTGCAGAAAAATGCGCTGGTGAAACTGTCAAACCGCGCCCAGGCCTTCGAAGCGACTGAAGGGGGCATCAAAACCCTTGAAGCCAACCTGCTGACGCTCAACACCTCTGTCCAGAAGCTGAATCAGAAAAGCACCTTCGAGACACTGAAAGCCACCAGTTCCGACACGAACCAGTTCAGTGTCGCTGCCAACAGTACCGCAACGGCGGCAACCTACCAGCTACAGGGTTTGCAGACCGCCACCAACCACCAGGTGATTTCCAATGGATTTGCCGATACGGACACAACCCCCATTGGCACAGCCACCACCATTACGATTTCCAATGGCGGAAAACTGAACGAGCCCAAGCTGCTCGAAGAACTTAACAACGGCCAGGGCGTGCAGCGCGGCAGTATCCGTATTACCGACCGCGATGGACAGACTGAAGTGGTCGACCTCTCCAAAACGCTGACCATTGACGACGTGGTGAACCAGATCAATCAGTCCGCCACATCCATCGAAGCCAGTATCCAGAATGATCACCTGGTGATTACTGACACCAGTTCCGGTTCGGGGACCCTGAAAATCACGGAAGTCGGCGGCCAGACAGCAGCTGACCTGGGAATCCTGAAATCGACCACTGGCTCTACATTTGATGGGGATTCCATTTACCGGATTACGACAGATTTCAAACTGTCTCAAATCAATGATGGCAACGGCATCAATCCTGTCAGCGGTCAGGATGACTTCCAGGTCCTCACCGCAGATGGGAGTACGTTCGATGTCAATCTGGATACGGCCCAGTCCGTCGGCGATGTGGTGGATCTGATCAACAATCACGCCTCCAATGGTGGCAAAGTCACGGCGGCAATTGACAGTAACGGGAAACTGACGCTGACAGACAACACCGGCGGCGCGGGGAGTTTTGCAGTCAGTGCGCTGAATGGTTCCCTGGCAGCCCGTGAACTGGATATTGAAACGACGGGGACCGGAGGTGTGATCACGGGAACTCTGAGCGGAGGCTTGAACTCGGTACTGCTCAGAAATCTCAACGGGGGTGTGCAGTCCGGAGGAACCGTGTTGAACGCCGGTTCTGTCTATCTGGAAGATGGCGCGGGAGGCAATGCCACCATCGATTTCTCCTCTGCCAAAACGCTCGACGATGTACTCAACCTGATCAACGGCAACGGCAGCATTCAGATAGAAGCCAGCCTGAATCAGACCGGCACCGGCATTTCTATCAAGGATACTTCTGCTGCCTCGGGGACCTCTATCGAAATCCAGGACGTGAGCGGCAATCTGGCCGGTTTTCTCAAAATCGATACCCTGCTGGCAGATAACAAGCATACGGTTGACTCGGGTTCTCTCGACCTGCGGTATGTCAATCAGAACACCTCACTTTCTACATACGGTAAAAACGGAACTGCGGTCTCAACAGGCAGCATCCGGATCACTGACCGGGACGGTACCAACTTTCTCGTCGACCTGAGCGATAAATCGACGACCAAAACCGTCGGCGACGTGCTGACTAAAATCAATGATGCCGCCACAACGTCAGGGGCCCAGATCAACGCGCGCCTGAATGATACCGGCGACGGATTCATTATCGAAAGCACCGGTGGCAGTTCGTTCGACGTTAAAGTCGAAGAGGTCTCGGGCGGATCAGTAGCCTCCAGCCTGGGGATCCTGGGCTCCGGGACTACCGGTGTGACCAGTCGTCAGACCACCGAAATTTCCATCGAAGCCACCGACACCCTGTCTGACATCGCTGAAAAATTCAACGCCTCGGGCGTCGCCTCTGCCACCATCATTGATGACGGAACCGCTTTCAACTCATCCCGCCTGTCGATCACTTCCTCGCGGAGCGGGGCCGGCGGCGAATTGATTCTGGAAAGTGATTACGACTTTGGCTTTTCGACTTCTGTCGATGCGAAAGATGCACTGATCCGGATCGGCAGCAATCCTCAGACCTCGTTCCTGCTGACCTCGTCGACCAACAGTTTCAACGACGCCATCACCGGCCTGGAAATTGATCTGCATTCGGTCAGCGATACCCCGTCCACCATCAACGTGGCCCGCGACACATCCGGCATCAAATCGGTGATCAAGAATTTCGTCTCGGCCTACAATAATTTTGTTGATGCCACAGATACACTGACCAGCTTCGACCCGGATACTAACAAACGCGGGGTGCTCAACGGAAACAGCCTGGTTTTCACAACGACCTCACGCCTGGAAGGGCTGCTGACCAAGAAACTCTCCATCAGTAACAATTCCATCAAGAGCCTGTCTGAACTGGGAATTCAGTTCAACAGCGATGGAAAACTACAACTGAAGGAAAGTACCCTGGATCAAAAGCTGGCCGATGATCCCACTGCCATTACGGAATTCTTCCAGCAGGAAGACCATGGCTTCGCTGTGGTCATGGATGACGTGATCACCAAGATGACCGACCCGTTCACGGGGACGCTGAAAGCACAGACCGATTCACTTCAGGCATCTGCCCTGTCGCTGAATACACGGGTCGCGGAACTGAATACGATTCTGGAAGACCGCCGCCAACGACTCATCGCGCAGTTCACTCAGCAGGAAACGATTGTGAATCAATTGAACTCGCAACAGACTGCATTAAGCAAGCTGAACAGTAAATCATCCAGCTAA
- a CDS encoding class I SAM-dependent methyltransferase: MAEKKGLLRGNVGESQNQSTSDLDALNAVEQYWESSVGSNLNKLDAFTKYVSRQSITKLLARYEIFQQQLEVNGSVVELGVHRGASLMAWAHFSAILEPVNYLRKIIGFDTFEGFPSLSDKDTTGTSEHLEVGGFKSEENAMEDIQKAVELYNSTRYLNHISKVELVKGDISVSLPEYLEKNQHLVVSLLHLDADLYEPTKVALELLIPRMPKGAIIAFDELNMDLFPGETLAAMETLGLPNLRLKRFPFATSLSYAVIE; encoded by the coding sequence ATGGCAGAAAAAAAAGGCCTGTTACGCGGCAACGTTGGTGAGTCACAAAATCAGTCAACCAGCGACCTTGATGCGCTGAATGCCGTAGAGCAGTATTGGGAATCGAGCGTCGGTTCGAATCTGAACAAGCTGGATGCGTTTACCAAATATGTTTCGCGGCAGTCGATTACAAAACTGCTGGCCCGTTATGAAATCTTTCAACAGCAGCTGGAAGTCAACGGTTCCGTCGTGGAACTCGGCGTACACCGCGGCGCCAGCCTGATGGCCTGGGCACACTTCAGTGCCATTCTGGAACCGGTCAATTACCTGCGTAAGATCATCGGCTTTGACACCTTTGAAGGATTTCCTTCGCTCAGTGACAAAGACACGACCGGCACCAGCGAACACCTGGAGGTCGGCGGGTTCAAATCGGAAGAGAACGCCATGGAAGATATCCAGAAAGCGGTGGAACTCTATAATTCCACCCGCTACCTGAACCACATTTCCAAGGTGGAACTGGTAAAAGGCGATATCAGCGTCTCACTCCCGGAATACCTGGAAAAAAATCAACACCTGGTAGTCTCACTCCTGCACCTGGATGCCGACCTGTATGAGCCAACCAAAGTCGCCTTGGAACTGCTCATCCCGCGTATGCCCAAGGGGGCGATTATCGCCTTTGATGAACTCAATATGGATCTGTTCCCGGGTGAAACTCTGGCCGCGATGGAAACCCTGGGACTGCCCAACCTGCGACTCAAACGCTTTCCGTTTGCCACTTCGCTGTCGTATGCCGTCATTGAATAA
- a CDS encoding phytanoyl-CoA dioxygenase family protein: MLPVNQVCTLNCPTDGDQLSEQQLEQYAADGVLLVKQLFDPDEFLPLRNDLAGRLSLLEQHFGLEVEENANQISQISDRLRQIEQRCPGTQSILYDAMNAAPSLHATGTHPKLMGILKQLLSPEISIHDRYIILMSMPDAEWHLASWHQDWYYNEGPYSTITLYAPLQKTDHRNGSLTFALGEHQKPPVPHDEHDHGIRTKWHSLPPDVVQGFERVVPTALDVGDVLLFHSLTPHTPSKNQSEHVRFVLNLRYRDLRDPQFLQDGWRIKDITHARKAMQRTAS, from the coding sequence ATGTTGCCCGTCAATCAAGTATGTACGCTGAACTGTCCGACCGACGGTGATCAACTCTCGGAGCAGCAGCTGGAACAGTATGCTGCCGATGGTGTCCTGCTGGTCAAACAGCTGTTCGATCCCGACGAATTCCTGCCTCTCCGCAATGACCTGGCGGGTCGTTTGAGTCTGCTCGAACAGCACTTTGGACTGGAAGTTGAGGAAAACGCCAATCAGATCTCACAGATCAGTGATCGCCTGAGACAGATCGAACAACGCTGCCCTGGCACACAGAGTATTCTGTATGATGCGATGAATGCCGCTCCCTCTTTGCACGCCACGGGAACCCACCCGAAACTGATGGGAATCCTCAAACAACTGCTCTCACCCGAAATTTCCATCCATGACCGCTACATCATTCTGATGAGCATGCCCGACGCGGAATGGCATCTGGCTTCATGGCACCAGGACTGGTACTACAACGAAGGTCCCTATTCCACGATTACACTTTACGCTCCCTTACAGAAAACCGATCACAGGAACGGCAGTCTGACCTTTGCGCTGGGAGAACACCAAAAGCCACCGGTACCGCACGACGAACATGATCACGGGATTCGGACCAAATGGCATTCGCTGCCGCCTGACGTGGTCCAGGGATTCGAGCGCGTCGTGCCGACGGCACTGGATGTGGGAGATGTCCTGTTGTTTCACAGCCTGACGCCCCATACCCCGAGTAAGAATCAGTCAGAGCATGTCCGGTTCGTATTGAACCTGCGGTATCGCGACTTGCGCGATCCTCAATTTCTCCAGGATGGCTGGCGGATCAAAGATATCACGCATGCCCGCAAAGCCATGCAGCGGACCGCTTCCTGA